A stretch of the Uranotaenia lowii strain MFRU-FL chromosome 3, ASM2978415v1, whole genome shotgun sequence genome encodes the following:
- the LOC129758015 gene encoding histone H1A-like — MTETEVAAAAPAASPAKATKKPKAPKGDKKPKKPSTHPPVNDMVVAAIKALKERKGSSLQAIKKYIAANYKCDVAKLSPFIKKALKSGVEKGKFTQPKGTGASGSFKIKAEDKKPAGEKKKKKVAAKKPKKAAGEKKTVAKKPRAAGAKKPKAAAAKKPKAAAEKKAKAATAKTAKKAGTVKKAAAPKKAAAKPKAAAKKPKTPKKPVAKKTVAKKAAAKK; from the coding sequence atgacTGAAACCGAAGTTGCTGCCGCGGCCCCAGCTGCCTCTCCTGCCAAGGCCACCAAGAAGCCAAAGGCCCCGAAGGGAGATAAGAAGCCCAAGAAGCCATCCACCCACCCGCCAGTCAACGACATGGTGGTTGCCGCCATCAAGGCGCTGAAGGAACGCAAGGGATCGTCGCTGCAGGCCATCAAGAAGTACATCGCTGCCAACTACAAGTGTGATGTGGCCAAGCTGTCGCCCTTCATCAAGAAGGCCCTGAAGAGCGGTGTCGAGAAGGGCAAGTTCACCCAACCCAAGGGCACCGGTGCTTCCGGATCGTTCAAGATCAAGGCTGAGGATAAGAAGCCAGCTGgcgagaagaagaagaagaaggtcgCCGCCAAGAAGCCAAAGAAGGCCGCTGGTGAGAAGAAGACCGTGGCCAAGAAGCCAAGGGCCGCTGGTGCCAAGAAaccgaaagccgctgccgcTAAGAAGCCAAAGGCCGCCGCTGAAAAGAAGGCCAAGGCTGCCACGGCCAAGACTGCCAAGAAAGCCGGCACCGTGAAGAAGGCTGCTGCCCCCAAGAAGGCCGCTGCCAAGCCAAAAGCCGCTGCCAAGAAGCCAAAGACCCCCAAGAAGCCTGTTGCCAAGAAGACTGTGGCCAAGAAGGCAGCCGCCAAGAAGTAA
- the LOC129758031 gene encoding histone H2B-like, with the protein MAPKTSGKAAKKSGKAQKNIVKGDKKKRKVRRKESYAIYIFKVLKQVHPDTGISSKAMSIMNSFVNDIFERIAAESSRLAHYNKRSTITSREIQTAVRLLLPGELAKHAVSEGTKAVTKYTSSK; encoded by the coding sequence ATGGCACCGAAAACCAGCGGAAAGGCCGCCAAGAAGTCCGGCAAGGCCCAGAAGAACATCGTCAAGGGAGACAAGAAGAAGAGGAAGGTCCGCAGGAAGGAATCCTATGCTATCTACATCTTCAAAGTGTTGAAGCAAGTCCACCCTGATACCGGAATCTCGTCCAAGGCCATGAGCATCATGAACAGCTTCGTCAACGATATCTTCGAACGTATCGCTGCTGAATCCTCTCGGCTGGCTCACTACAACAAGCGCTCGACCATCACATCCCGCGAAATCCAGACTGCCGTCCGTCTGCTGCTTCCGGGAGAGTTGGCCAAGCACGCCGTCTCTGAAGGAACCAAGGCTGTCACCAAGTACACCAGCTCCAAGTAA
- the LOC129758020 gene encoding histone H2A, which yields MSGRGKGGKVKGKAKSRSSRAGLQFPVGRIHRLLRKGNYAERVGAGAPVYLAAVMEYLAAEVLELAGNAARDNKKTRIIPRHLQLAIRNDEELNKLLSGVTIAQGGVLPNIQAVLLPKKTEKKA from the coding sequence ATGTCTGGCCGCGGCAAAGGAGGAAAAGTCAAGGGAAAGGCAAAGTCCCGATCATCTCGTGCCGGACTTCAGTTCCCAGTTGGTCGTATCCATCGTCTGCTCCGCAAGGGCAACTACGCAGAACGTGTCGGAGCTGGAGCTCCCGTCTATCTGGCCGCTGTCATGGAATATCTGGCAGCTGAAGTGCTGGAATTGGCAGGAAACGCCGCTCGTGACAACAAGAAGACCCGTATCATCCCGCGTCATCTTCAGCTGGCCATCCGCAATGACGAGGAGTTGAACAAACTGCTCTCGGGCGTCACCATCGCTCAGGGAGGTGTTTTGCCCAACATCCAAGCCGTCCTGCTGCCCAAGAAGACCGAAAAGAAGGCTTAA
- the LOC129758028 gene encoding histone H2A, producing the protein MSGRGKGGKVKGKAKSRSSRAGLQFPVGRIHRLLRKGNYAERVGAGAPVYLAAVMEYLAAEVLELAGNAARDNKKTRIIPRHLQLAIRNDEELNKLLSGVTIAQGGVLPNIQAVLLPKKTEKKA; encoded by the coding sequence ATGTCTGGCCGCGGCAAAGGAGGAAAAGTCAAGGGAAAGGCAAAGTCCCGATCATCTCGTGCCGGACTTCAGTTCCCAGTTGGTCGTATCCATCGTCTGCTCCGCAAGGGCAACTACGCAGAACGTGTCGGAGCTGGAGCTCCCGTCTATCTGGCCGCTGTCATGGAATATCTGGCAGCTGAAGTGCTGGAATTGGCAGGAAACGCCGCTCGTGACAACAAGAAGACCCGTATCATCCCGCGTCATCTTCAGCTGGCCATCCGCAATGACGAGGAGTTGAACAAACTGCTCTCGGGCGTCACCATCGCTCAGGGAGGTGTTTTGCCCAACATCCAAGCCGTTCTGCTGCCCAAGAAGACCGAAAAGAAGGCTTAA
- the LOC129758023 gene encoding histone H2B, with protein sequence MAPKTSGKAAKKSGKAQKNIAKGDKKKRKVRRKESYAIYIFKVLKQVHPDTGISSKAMSIMNSFVNDIFERIAAESSRLAHYNKRSTITSREIQTAVRLLLPGELAKHAVSEGTKAVTKYTSSK encoded by the coding sequence ATGGCACCGAAAACCAGCGGAAAGGCCGCCAAGAAGTCCGGCAAGGCCCAGAAGAACATCGCCAAGGGAGACAAGAAGAAGAGGAAGGTCCGCAGGAAGGAATCCTATGCTATCTACATCTTCAAAGTGTTGAAGCAAGTCCACCCTGATACCGGAATCTCGTCCAAGGCCATGAGCATCATGAACAGCTTCGTCAACGATATCTTCGAACGTATCGCTGCTGAATCCTCTCGGCTGGCTCACTACAACAAGCGCTCGACCATCACATCCCGCGAAATCCAGACTGCCGTCCGTCTGCTGCTTCCGGGAGAGTTGGCCAAGCACGCCGTCTCTGAAGGAACCAAGGCTGTCACCAAGTACACCAGCTCCAAGTAA